Within the Clostridium scatologenes genome, the region AGCTATAAAAAAAGGATGTAAAAAGGCTGCTGAAGCTGGAGAAGCTTTAGGAGAAGGCTTACAAGCTTTTTGTATTCCAGGATCAGTTGCAGACGATAGAAAAGTTGGAATAGGACACGGAAATTTAGCAGCTATGCTTTTAAGAGAAGAAACTAAATGTTTTGCTTTTTTAGCAGGACATGAATCTTTTGCAGCAGCTGAAGGTGCTATAAAAATAGCTGAAAAAGCTAACAGAGTTAGAAAAGAGCCATTAAGAGTTATATTAAATGGTCTTGGAAAAGATGCAGCTTATGTAATTTCAAGAATCAATGGATTTACATATGTTGAAACTAAATTTGACTACTATACAGGAAAATTGGAAGTAGTTAGAGAAGTTGCTTTCTCAAAGGGTGAAAGAGCTAAAGTTAAATGTTATGGAGCAGATGATGTTAGAGAAGGTGTTGCTATAATGCATAAAGAGGGCGTTGACGTATCAATAACTGGTAACTCAACTAACCCAACAAGATTCCAGCACCCAGTTGCAGGAACATACAAAAAAGAATGTTATGAACAGGGTAAGAAATACTTCTCAGTTGCATCAGGTGGTGGTACTGGAAGAACTCTTCACCCAGATAACATGGGAGCAGGCCCAGCTTCTTATGGTATGACAGATACTATGGGAAGAATGCATTCAGATGCTCAATTCGCAGGTTCTTCATCAGTTCCAGCTCATGTTGAAATGATGGGACTTATCGGAATGGGTAACAACCCAATGGTAGGTGCTTCAGTTGCAGTAGCTGTTGCTATTGAAGAAGCGATGAATAAATAAGGGTTTGCAGGGTTTTAAACTGTATTAACTGAATAAAAAATAATTAAAAAGACTGTTCACGTTATTTTAAGTAAAATACTTATGACGTGT harbors:
- a CDS encoding GGGtGRT protein, yielding MALFESYERRIDQIKPVLEKYGMKTIEEAKAVCDEKGIDVYNIVKSTQPICFENACWAYILGAAIAIKKGCKKAAEAGEALGEGLQAFCIPGSVADDRKVGIGHGNLAAMLLREETKCFAFLAGHESFAAAEGAIKIAEKANRVRKEPLRVILNGLGKDAAYVISRINGFTYVETKFDYYTGKLEVVREVAFSKGERAKVKCYGADDVREGVAIMHKEGVDVSITGNSTNPTRFQHPVAGTYKKECYEQGKKYFSVASGGGTGRTLHPDNMGAGPASYGMTDTMGRMHSDAQFAGSSSVPAHVEMMGLIGMGNNPMVGASVAVAVAIEEAMNK